A genomic stretch from Synergistaceae bacterium includes:
- the flgB gene encoding flagellar basal body rod protein FlgB, translating into MMGDFNWKVMEKTMEGLSKRFEATSRNLANANTPEYGRRNVSFEDELRDLVDGPRRLPMTVTNEGHIPSMPMAVSGVIPLETRIYDEKFRLDGNNVDPEREMAVMSQTRMAYNAMTRFAAKKSSLYRLVIGGR; encoded by the coding sequence ATGATGGGCGACTTTAACTGGAAGGTGATGGAGAAGACCATGGAGGGGCTTTCGAAGCGATTCGAGGCCACCTCGCGCAATCTTGCCAACGCCAACACGCCCGAATACGGCCGCCGCAACGTCTCGTTCGAGGACGAGCTTCGCGACCTCGTCGACGGACCCAGGAGACTGCCGATGACCGTCACGAACGAGGGGCACATCCCCTCCATGCCGATGGCGGTCAGCGGAGTCATCCCGCTGGAGACAAGGATCTACGACGAGAAGTTCAGACTCGACGGAAACAACGTCGATCCGGAGAGAGAGATGGCGGTCATGTCCCAGACGAGGATGGCCTACAACGCCATGACCCGCTTCGCGGCGAAGAAGAGCTCTCTGTACCGCCTCGTGATAGGAGGTAGATAA